The window CGTTTCGCCAACTAGTAACGAGATGATGAAGGCTAAGTCTCCAGAAATGCGTTTGGAAAAGATAAAAGGCGTCATAGAAAAGCTTCAAGGTTTGGCTGATTTCTTGCTTAATTAAAATACAGTCTATATTATATTCTGTTATTATCATGCAATGGACATTTAATTGACACCTCGctccccccctctctctctctctctctatctgcTTCGGTGACAGCCTCGGGTGAAGATATCGACCTACACTATTACAATGGGACGGTGATGGTCGAGGGTCACTTTGATCttgagaagttaccaaatgaggCCGGCGATGCGATCAATTCAATTAGATACCCTCTAACAGTACCTAACTCCGGCAGGGTACCTATGATGGGAGTTCCCGAATTTCCTTATCGTTATATTCAAATTCTCTACAGTGAAAATGAAAACCGAGAGAAAAAagaatacaaagagaaaaaagaagaatCGAAGTGCTGCTGGTAAAGGTGAagttagaaataaaataaatatttaaaattgattaaCATTAAAATTTATGTA is drawn from Zingiber officinale cultivar Zhangliang chromosome 1B, Zo_v1.1, whole genome shotgun sequence and contains these coding sequences:
- the LOC121983115 gene encoding uncharacterized protein LOC121983115; translated protein: MEKVGDSHSSSDPVSPTSNEMMKAKSPEMRLEKIKGVIEKLQASGEDIDLHYYNGTVMVEGHFDLEKLPNEAGDAINSIRYPLTVPNSGRVPMMGVPEFPYRYIQILYSENENREKKEYKEKKEESKCCW